From Sphingobium sp. B2D3C:
CAGATGCGCCGAGAGGACGACATATTCCGAGGCCAGTGCCGGGTCCGATCCGGGCAGGACCGCGATGATGTTGTTGCTGCTGAGCGGCTTTTGGGTCGCCTGGATCGTCGCGGCAAAACGGCCCGGCAGATCGAAGACAGGCAGCGGCGCCGATGCGTCCGACAGGGCGGACAGCGCCTCGAAGCTCTGCCCCGTGCCCTCGAACAGCAAGCCGGCCTTTTCCGGCGAGAGGGTCGCCATCATGAAGGGCACCGAGACATCGCGCAGGGCCGGATCGGCCAGAAACATGGAGGAGAGGCTCGCATTGCCGACCTGCCGCTCCCATCGGATCTCGACCTGTTTGGGGGTGGTGAGCGCAATCATGCCGAGGGCGCCACGCTCAGCGAGCAGCTTCGCGCGCGCCGAGCGCGCATCGGACTTCAGCGCGCCCGAAATGTCGGCCGGGCCGCCGGACAGCACGACCACCACCTTGCCCTTGACGTCGATCCCCGCGAAATCGTCGTGACCGGCCTCAGCTATGGAGAGGCCATAGCCGGCAAAGACGAGCGGCGCGTCGATGCTGGCCGGCATGGGCGTGTTGCCACGGAAGAACAGATCCTGCGGGGTCGCCAGAGCCACATCGCCCGACGCGCGCTTGAGCACCGCCGTGCTCGCCGGCTGATCGAAACGCTGCTCGACCAGATCGACACGCTGAAAATAACCGTCCGTTCCCGCAGCCCGCGCCCCAAGCTTGCGAAAGGCCTCGACGACATAATCAGCCGCGCGATCATAGCCCGGCGTGCCGGCTCCGCGCCCTTCATTGGCGTCGCTGGCAAGTTCCTCGACATGGCCCCACCAGGCATTGATCCGGTCAGGCGATGGTTCGGGCAGTTGCGCAGCCAGTGGCGTGGCGATCAGGCAGCCAATGACTGCCCCTAGGGCGTGGCGATAGAACATGAAGCATGGTCTCCCCGGACGATGCGCCGCATGCTGCAATGCAACAAGAGCGCTGTCAACGCGTGGCGGGACCGGGAAAGCAGCGCTTAACGTCGCCGCGCGCAGCCCAGCGCCGCCGCATCGATCGCGGTGGCGGCACCGCTCAGGGCATAGCGATCGGTAAAGCGCCCGCCGGCCCGCGCCCGCCCGGATATACTCATCGTCCGGTTGGTGCGCATCGCGGCGATGATTGCCGCATCGCTTGCTGGGTCCGCCGCCCAGACATCCGCCTCGGACCCAACCAGCGCGAACTGCTTGCCGCCGAGGGACAGAACCGCGTGCGTATCCTTGGCCAGTTGATGGCTGAGGCGAATATTCACCTGCCCGCGCAGCCCGGCGCGAGGCCAGTAGCCAATGGCGGCGAACGGGCGCCAGGGCGATGCTTCCCAGCCCCCGGCCATCGGCTGGGCCATGGCAAAGCAGCGCTGGGCGTTCGGATCCCGGAACGCGCCCCAGCCCTCGAACACGCCGAGCACGTCCCGCGCCCGCGCGTTGCCGGCCGCGGCAAGCGCGGCGCCGATCAGCAGCAGAGCGAGCGCGCGGACAGGGCAGGTGAGCGTCATGCCGCCGGACAAAGCGTAACGCGCCCGCGAACACAAGACGGCGCCGGGTGGACGCGCGCTTTTTTCTCGGGGCGACTTGCCCCATGCGGCAATTTCGATAAGGAATGAGGCTCCAAGAGCGGACTCCTTCGCTCCGACTCCATCAACCGGATAAGAAACGGACACCAGAGGGATGAAGGCCACCATCGAACGTGCGACGCTCCTGAAGAGCCTCGGCCATGTCCAGTCGGTCGTGGAGCGGCGCAACACGATCCCAATTCTCTCGAACGTGCTGATCGACGCGACCGGCGACGGCGCCATCAAGCTGATGGCCACCGATCTCGATCTGCAGATCGTCGAGAATGTGCAGGCGCAGGTGGAAACGCCGGGCGCCACCACGGTCTCGGCCCACACGCTGTTCGACATCGCGCGCAAGCTGCCCGAGGGCAGCCAGGTCCGCCTGGAAGCTGCCGAGGGCAAAATGCTGGTGCAGGCCGGGCGGGCCCGCTTCAACCTGCAGACGCTGCCGCGCGACGACTTCCCGATCATCGCGGAAGGCGCGCTGCCCACCAGCTTCGAGCTGCCGGCCGCCTCGCTCATCCAGATCATCGACAAGACGCGCTTTGCGATCTCCACCGAGGAGACGCGCTATTATCTGAACGGCATCTTCCTGCACGTCGCGGAAGACGCCGCCCCGGTGCTGAAGGCCGCCGCGACCGACGGCCACCGCCTCGCCCGCGTGACGGTCGTGCGCCCCGATGGCGCCGAGGGCATGCCGGACATCATCATTCCGCGCAAATGCATCGCCGAACTGCGCAAGCTGCTCGACGAAGTGGATGGCAGCGTGCGCATCGACCTCTCGCCCACCAAGATCCGCTTCGACCTTGGCAATGCGGTGCTGACCAGCAAGCTGATCGACGGCACCTTCCCGGATTACAGCCGCGTGATCCCGACCGGCAACGACAAGCTGCTCAAGATCGATCCGCGCAGCTTCGAGGAAGGCGTGGACCGCGTCGCGACCATCGCCACCGAGAAGACCCGCGCCGTGAAGATGGCGCTGGAGAAGGACAAGATCACCCTCTCCGTCACCAGCCCGGAAAACGGCACTGCCGCCGAGGAAGTGCCCGGCGACTACAGCGCCGCGCCCATCGAGATCGGCTTCAACGCCCGCTATCTGCTCGACATTCTCGGACAGGTCGAGGGCGACTCGGTTGAAGTCCACCTCGCCGACGCCGCCGCGCCGACGCTCATCCGCGAGAATGAGAAGGCGCCGGCGCTTTACGTGCTCATGCCGATGCGGGTCTGATCCCGCGCACCAGGCTTATTTGGGATTGGCCAGCACCGAGAGGGCCGCGACCGACAGGCTGCGTATGGCCGTTGGGATGGCGCTTTCGGCGTCCGGCAGGAAGTAGGGCGAGTGGTTTGTCGGGAGCGGCTCGCCGCGCTTGGCATAATCCGCGATGACCGACGGCAGATAGCCGCCGACACCCAGATAGACCGAGCGCATGCCGCTGGCTGACACCAGTTCGGAATAGTCCTCGCTGGCCGAACCGCCCGGCGCACTGGCCGCGATCAGCGCAATGTCGTCCCACCCCGCCGTGCGCAGGGCAGCTGCGGTTTTTGCAGCGAGATCATCGTCATTGATGACTGATGCCGCGCCCCTGCTGTGATCGATCACCGGTTCGGGCGCCTGCGACATGGTCGCGACGGAGAGTGCCGTGCGCTTCACGCCCTCGACCAGCTGCTCGCGCACCTCCGGCGAGAAGGAGCGCAGCGTCAGGGCCAGCGATGCCGTGTCCGGGATGATATTGGCCGCCGTGCCCGCCTGGAACGAGCCGACCGTCACGACCCCGAACTCAAACGGATCCTTCTGCCGGCTGACCACGGTTTGCACATCCATGACGAAGCGCGCGCCCATCACGATGGGATCGATGGTGCGGCTCGGCATCGAGCCGTGACCGCCCTTGCCCTTGAAAGTGATCCGGATGGTGTCCGAATTGCTGGTAAAGGCACCCTGCTTGACCACGATCCGCCCGACGGGATCATTGCCGACATGGGCCGCAAAGCCGTAATCGGGCTTGGAGAAGCGCGTGAACAGACCGTCCTTGACCATCTTGCGCGCGCCCTGCCCGCTTTCCTCGCCCGGCTGCGCGACGAACAGCATCGTCCCGCGCCACTGGTCCCGCATGGCGAGCATGGCTTTCGCCGTGCCGACCCACCAGGCCATGTGCAGATCATGGCCGCAGCTATGCGCGACGAACGTGGTCTTGCCTTGATACGGCGCCTCACGGGTGCTCGCGAAGGGCGACTGGCTCAGCTCCTTCATCGGCAGGGCATCCATGTCCGCACGGATCAGCACCACCGGCCCCTCGCCATTGCGCAGCACGGCGACGACGCCGGTCCCGCCGACCTTCTCGGAGACCTCCAGCCCCAGCTTGCGCATTTCCAGCGCCAGCCGCGCGGCCGTGCGGGTTTCCGCCAGGCTTAGCTCGGGATTGGCGTGCAGATCGCGGTAGAGCGCGATCAGATCCGGCGTGCTCTGCTTGATGGATTGCTCGATAGCACCGGTCGCCCGCGCATCCACGGTCGCGGCCATGGCCGGACTGGCCAGCGCCGACAGGGCGAGGAGGAACGCGAGAGGGGATTTGAGCATGGCATCTCTCCGGAAAGCAGGAGGCTGGGTGGCACGAACCGGGCCGGAGCATAGACATGGGTCTGGACGAGGTGAAGTTGAAAGTTATGCAGAAGATGCATACTAGTGCATCCGCAGTGTACGGGATGCGCTGAGCGGAAAGGACCATGACCATGCAAGACAGTGCCCAAGGCAGCCACGGAATGGTCACCGCGCCCCATCATTTGGCCAGCGAAGCCGGCCTGTCCATCCTGCGGGATGGCGGCACGGCCATCGAGGCGGCGATTGCCACCGCCGCCTGCCTCGCCGCGGTCTATCCGCACATGACGGGTATCGGCGGGGACGGTTTCTGGCTGATCCACGAGCCAGACGGCCGGGTTTGGGCCATCGACGCCTGCGGGCGCAGTCCTCGGGCGCTAGGCGATGCCTATGCCGGCCTGTCGGCCATTCCCTGGCGCGGGCCGCTCGCCGCCAATACCGTGGCGGGCACGGTCTCCGGATGGGATCTGGCGCGGTCCTCGCTGGCCTCTCCCTTCCCCCTGCATCGCCTGCTCGCGGACGCCATTGCCCATGCCGAACAGGGCGTGGCGGTGACCGCCGGCGGCGCCGAACTGGCCGCGAGCAAATCGGACGAGCTGACATGCGTGCCGGGCGCCTATCGCACGATCTTCGAGCCGGAGGGCCGCCCGCTCCGCGAGGGCGACACGCTGCGCCAGCCGCAACTGGCCGAAACGCTGAGGATGCTGGCCAAGGACGGGCTGGACAGCTTCTATCGCGGCGCGCTGGCCGAGCGAATCGCCGACGATCTCACCCGGCTCGGCAGTCCGGTGACGGCGCAGGATTTGGCGGCCCACCGCGCGACCTCGCCTGCCCCACTCTCCGTGCGGCTGCGCGACGCCATGCTCTACAACACCGCCCCGCCGACTCAGGGCCTCGCGTCGCTGCTGATCCTGGCGCTGTTCGACCGCCTGCCAGCAGAACAGGCCGAAAGCTTCGCGCATTTGCACGGACTGGTGGAGGCAACCAAGCAGGCCTTCCTCGTCCGCGATGCACATGTCGGCGATCCGGCCTTCATGGAGATCGACCCGAAGGCGCTGCTCGATGACGCGGCGGAACTGGACCGGATGGCGCAGGCGATCGATCCGGCGCGCGCCATGCCCTGGCCGCGCCCCTCGGCCCTCGGAGATACCTGCTGGTTCGCCGCCGCCGATGCCCGCGGGCAGGTGGTGAGCTGCATCCAGAGCACCTATTTCGAGTTCGGCTCTGGCCTCGTGCTGCCGCAGAGCGGCATCACATGGCAGAATCGCGGCTGCTCTTTCCGTCTTGCAGACGAGGGGTGGAATGCCCTCAAGCCCGGCCGCAAGCCGTTCCACACCTTGAATCCCGCGCTGGCGCATTTCGATGACGGCCGGGTGATGGCCTATGGCACCATGGGTGGCGAAGGCCAGCCGCAGACGCAGGCCGCTTTGTTCAGCCGCTACGCCCGTTTCGGCGTGCCCTTGCAGCAGGCGATCTCCGCCCCGCGCTGGCTGCTCGGCCGGACATGGGGGGAAGAGAGCACATCACTCAAGCTGGAGGATCGCTTCGACCCGGCGCTTTATGCGCAGCTTCGCGCGGCGGGGCATGAGGTGGAGCTGGTCGCACCGATGACGGCGATGATGGGCCATGCCGGCGCCATCGTCCGCCATGCCGATGGGCAGCTGGAAGGCGCGAGCGATCCGCGCAGCGACGGCAAGGCGGCGGGCTTCTGAAGTCAGTCCGCGCGGGGGCGTGCCGTCAGTGGCCGCTTCCCTGCAGCGAGACATGGGCGGAGACGATGCGCCATCCCTCCGACAGCCGCGCCCAGCTCTGGCTCTGGCGGCCGATGACCTCGCCGCCGATCCGCTGGAACTCGACATTGGCGGTCGCGAAATCATCGCCGAAGGTGGTGATCTCCATGCGCCGGATGGTCCGAGGCGGCGAGCCGCCCGCTCGCGCCTTGCGGAAGGCGAGGATCTCCTCGATCCCGTACAGGCATTCGCCAACCCCATAACGCACCGCGCGGTCCGACTGCCAGAACATGCCATCCAGCATGGCGATGTCATTGTCTCCCAGCGCGCGTTCGTATGCATCCACAAGCGCGGTCACCTCCGCGAGGACGGCGGGCTTGTTGATCTCCATCACGCGCGCGCCTGCCCGCTCGCCGCGTCCATGCCGGCGACGAGGGCCGCCGAATCGGTCACGAAACCAAAGCATTGTTTCACATTGTAGAGCGTCGCCTCGGCGCAGAAGGCCGGCGAGGTGGTCGCCGCGCAATCGGTGAGCAGCACGCAGTCATAGCCCAGGCAATTCGCGTCGATCAGCGTCGCCAGCACGCACTGGTCGCTGTTCACGCCCGCAAACAGCACCGTATCGACCCGCAGATTGCGCAGGATGCTGTCCAGCGGCGTGTCCCAAAAGCCGGACATGCGATATTTGGAGACGCACACGTCCTGCGGGGCGATCGGCAGTTCGTCGACCACGGCCGCCGCCCAGCTCCCTTCTTCCAGAACCGGCGCCCCGTTCGCCAGCGGATCGCCAAGGCCGGTGCCGGTGCCATCCGGCTTGTAGACATGGAGGACCGAGGGGCTGAGGTTCATCCGGTCCGGCCGGTTGCCCCAATTGAGCCAGATGACGGGCACGTCCTCTGCGCGCAGACGCGGCAGCAGCGCCTGCAACGGCGCGATGGGCGAGCGCGCGGCGGAAATATCCACGCCAATCGAGGCCAGCCAGCCATCGGGATGGCAGAAGTCGTTCTGCATATCCACCACGACAATCGCCGTGCGCGCCAGATCGATCTGCAGATTCTGCGGCGCGGCTTCGCAGGCGACAACGCGGCGCGGCTGGTCGCCCTGCGCGAGAATGGCCTCCTGCGCATTCACCTGCCACGCGCGGCGCGGCGAGCTGCCGAGGCGATGATAGGAGGCTGTCTGGTCCGGCATCATGCGTCTCCTGAGAGAAGAGCGATATCGCTGGCATCGAGATCGACCGGCACGCCAGAGCGGATGAGGTCGGAGAAGCCTTCATCGGGTGTCATGACAGTGAGCGTGTAGAGTTTGCCCGGCCCGGTATTCTCGATGACATGCAGGCCGCCGGGCGGCAGCAGCATGGCGCTGCCCCGGCTGAGCGACACGCTGGCTCCATCGCAGGTCGCCCGCCCTTCCCCTTCCAGCACGTAGAAGAACTCGAAGGCGGCCTTGTGGCTGTTCGGCGGGGTCTTGCCGCCGGGCTCGAAAATCTCGACCACGCACACATGTTCGAAGCCGGGCACGGCCTTGTCATGGAGGATCACGAAATAGTTGGTGTCGGTCGGCGCGATGCGGAACGCCTGCAGTTCGGTCGCACGGGAGAGATAGACGGCGGGATTCATGCGCGGGACTCCGGCAAGGGGTAGCGGCTGACATCGGCAAGCAGGCGCGCGAGGCCGCGCCCGGCATGGTCGAGACATTGGGCGCCGTGATCGGCATTGGCGAGGCTGGCATTGCCGATTGCCCCGTCCGGATTGATATCCTGCGTCATCCAGCCAATGCCCACCGCGCCTTCGAGCCGAAGCTCATCATAATCGCGTGCAATGGCCGGGCCGGTCGAGGGAAAATCCGCCAGCAGATCGCGCTTCACCTGCTCGGGGCGCAGGTGGAGCATCATCGAGCTTTCCACCGCGCCAGCATGAATGCCGTGATGCAGCTCATCCTCGCTGAAAAGGCCCTCCGGCACGCCAAAGCCATAGGTGCTCGCGGAGACGGCGAGAGCGCCGTGACGCACCCGCAGCTCGCGCACCAGAATCTCGACAAGCTGGGGCTGGCCACCGTGCGAGTTCAGCACCACGATCTTGCGGAAACCGGCGCGCAGGACGGACTCGGCGATATCGATCCAGTAGCGCAGCAGCGTCTCAGTCCCGACGGTCAGCGTCCCGGGGAAGGCCATATGCTCATTGCTCTTGCCGATGGCGAGCATCGGCAGCGCGACGACGCGCACGCCGTCCGCCAAGTGACGCGCTGCTGCCGCGACGACACCCGCATTGATATCGGCATCGACAGAGACCGGCAGATGCGGCCCGTGCTGCTCGATAGCAGCGACCGGCATAAGGGCAATATCGCGCGCGGCATCCACCGACTGGAAGTCGCGGGTCGTCATATCCTGCCAATATTCAAGCATTGCCTTTATTCCTCAAAACAGCAGGAACGTTGCCGGACGCAACCGCGCCCGCCGCTGTGTTTCTGCCCTATTTCGGCGACCCAATCTACGACCCGCACGCGCAAATCCCAGATTCCCCTCTTCTCTTAGTAAGCAGTTTATGTATAACTACTGCTCGACCGAGCGCAAGGATGATCGCGATCCGCCCCGGCGCCGCGCAGGATTGAAACGGAATCGAAGCCTATGAACTTGAATGGTCTGATCGACGCACTGAAGGGGCCGAAGGTCATCACCGATGCCGCAGCGGTGCGCCGGATGAGCCGCGACTATTACTGGTACAGCCCCATCCTCAAGCGCCAGCTCGCCGACGTAACCGGCGACGTGCTGCTGGAAGCGCATTCCGAAGCCGACATTCTGGAAATCGCGGCGGCCTGCTACGCCCATGACGTGCCGTTGACGGTGCGCGGCGGCGGCACCGGCAATTACGGCCAGGCCATGCCGATCCGGGGCGGCGCGCTGCTCGACATGCGCGCGATGGACCAGCTCCTCTGGGTGAAGGACGGCGTGTGCCGCGTGCAGGCCGGCAAGCGCCTCATCACGCTCGATCAGGAACTGGCCGAGCATGGCTATGAAATGCGCCTGCACCCTTCCACCCGCACCGTCGCGACCGTCGGCGGGTTCATTGCCGGCGGGTCCGGCGGCGTCGGCTCGATCAACTGGGGGATGTTGCGGGAGACCGGCAACATCCTCGGCGCCCGGCTCGTGACGCTGGAAGCCGAGCCGCGCGTGCTCGAACTGCGCGGCGCGGACATTGCCAAGTTCAACCACAGCTATGGCGTGACCGGCATCATCACCGAGCTGGAATTGCCGCTCGCCAATGCGCAATGGTGGATCGATGCGGTCGTCACGTTCGACGATCTGCTGAGCGCCGCCCGCTTCGGCAAGGCGTTCGCCGAAAGTCCGGGCCTGGTGAAGAAGCAGTGCGGGGTGATGGCCCCGCCGATCGCCCACACCTATCTGCGCCCCATCGCGCACTATGTGCGCGCCGATGAAGCCTGCGCGCTGGTGATGGTCGCCAGCCAGTCCTGGGAAGGGTTCGAGACGCTCGTCGCCGCTCATGGCGGACGCATCGCGCACGATAGCCGCACCGCGCCTGCCACGGGCAAGCGCGTGCCGCTCTACGAGCTGTGCTGGAATCACACGACGCTGCAGGCGCTCAAGGTCGACCCGACGCTGACCTATTTGCAAACGCTGCTGCCGGCCCAAAATTGCGTGGAACTGGCCGACGAACTCCAGCGCCATTTCGGCGAGGAGGTGATGTTTCACCTCGAATTTACCCGCAGCGGCCCGGCCATAAGCTGCTCAGCCATCCAGATGGTGCGCTTCACCACCGAGGAGCGACTGAACGAGATCATGGCCTATCATGAGCAGCGCGGCTGCCGTCAGTTCAACCCGCATGTCTACACCATCGAGGAAGGCGGCATGAAGCAGGTCAACCACGTCCAGTTGGCCTTCAAGCGGGAAGTCGACCCCAAGGGCCTGCTCAACCCCGGCAAGATGCTGGCCTGGGACAATCAAGACGCGCTCGCGGACATCTGAAAGAAGGAAGGTTGCATGGTTTCGGTTGCGAATAATGAACTGATGACGCGCGTTGGCCCCGGCACACCGATGGGCACCGTCATGCGCCAATATTGGATTCCGGCCTGCGCCTCATCGGAGATCGCTGCGGACGGCGCGCCGCTGCGCCTGATGCTGCTCGGAGAGAAGCTGCTCGCTTTCCGCGATAGCGAGGGCCGGGTCGGCGTGATGGACCATCGCTGCCCGCATCGCTGCGCCTCGCTCTTCTTCGGGCGGAACGAAAAGGGCGGCATTCGCTGCGTGTACCATGGCTGGAAGTTCGACGTGAACGGCAAGTGCCTGGATATGCCGAACGTCTCCGAAGCCGACGCCGCCAAGTTCCAGCCGCGCGTCCATGCCAAGGTGTATCGCACCGCTGAGCGCGCTGGCGTGGTGTGGGTGTATATGGGCGAGCGCGAAACGCCGCCGCCCCTCCCCTGCATCGAAGCCACGATGCTGCCGGATGCCGAACTGCGCGTGACGCTCACCCAGCGCGAGTGCAACTGGCTGCAGGCGCTGGAAGGTGACATCGACACCAGCCACTTCGGCTTCCTGCATGTCGGCAGCGTGGCCGACGACGAAGTCGATGCGACCAACATGCACAGCGTCGCGGTGACCAAGCGCGCGCCCGACTTCAAGGTGACGGATACCGACTGGGGCACGATGGCCGGCGCCTATCGCCCCTCTGCCGATGGCGAGGGCCTCTACTGGCGCATCTGCCAGTATATCTTCCCTTTCTGGGCGCTGTTCCCGGATGGCACCTTCTCCGACAACGTCACCGCCAATGCCTGGGTGCCGATGGACGATACCCATACCATGGTGATCAACTTCGCCTGGGTGAAGCGCACCCAGCCGCTGCGCACCACGGTGGATGGCAACACCATCGCGGGTCTGGAATTCCGCCACAATTTCCTGCCCAACAGCAGCGACTGGTTCGGCCGCTGGAAGCTCGCCCAGAATGCCGAGAATGACTATGAGGTGGATCGCACCGCGCAGAATGAGGTGAGCTTCACCGGCGTGACCGGCATCACCCTGCAGGACCAGTATATCACCGAGAGCATGGGCGACATCGTGGACCGCTCGAACGAGCATCTCGTCACCAGCGATCTGATGATCATGCAGACCCGCAAGCGCATCATCAAGGCAGCCCGCGCGCTGCAGGATGCCGGCACGGTGCCCCCCGGCGTGGACGATCCCGAGATCGTCAACGGCGCGCGCGGTGGCGCCTATAATGCGCCCGTCGATGCGGACTGGATGGAAGAATATCAGGCCCAGCTCGCCGCGGCCATCGGCCCGACGCGGGATAATTGAAAGACGGGTATGGCGCTCAGTTCAGGCTGAGCGCCGCGTCCAGCAGATTGCGCATCAGCATGGTGCGGGTCATCGGCCCCACCGAGCCGTGGCGCGGCGTCACCCAGCCGGCCACCTGCGCCACATCCTCGGCAATGTCCGACACCATCTGCCCGTCGACATAGGTAATCCCGACGCCGACGACGCAGGCGCCGGGTCGCACCATGTCGGCACGCACAAGATCGGGCTGGCCGGCTGCGGCGATGATCACGTCGCTCTCGCGCAGCATAGGCGTCATATCCGCCATGCCGCGATGAAGCACGGTGACGACCGCATCGACATCCCTGTCAGCCAGCATCGCCGCGAGCGGCCGACCGACCAGCAGCCCGCGCCCGATGATCGCGACGCGGCGCCCGGCCAGCGGCACATCATACTCACGCAGCAGAGCGAGGATCGCGCTCGGCGTGCAGGGCCGCAACGCCGGCTGACCGGACAGCATCCGCCCCAGATTGAGGGGGTGGAGCCCGTCCACATCCTTGTCCGGGCTGATCGCCTCGATCACCGCGCCGGCATCGATGTGCGCAGGGAGCGGCAGTTGCACGATCAGCCCATGACAGGCGGCGTCGCGGTTGAGGATGTCGATCAGCGCCAGCAGATCGGCCTCCGAGATGCTGGCGGGGAGATCGATCTGGCGGGAGGAAAAGCCAAGCGCCTCGCAATCCTGATGCTTGCGCGAGACATAGGCCCGGCTTGCCTCATCATCGCCCACGAGAACCGTGACGAGGCAGGGACGGTGCCCCGCCCGCACGAACGCGCTCTCGTCCGCCCGCGCCTTGATCCGCGCGCGCCATGCTGCCGCAGTGGCATCGCCATCGAGAATCATAGGCATCAGCGCAGGCCGACCGAAGGATCGATGAAGCGGTTGGTCACCACATCCTGCGGCTTCACATTCGGCTTGGCGCGGATGTCGAGATAGGGCTTGAGCCGTGAGAGGAGCACATTGCTGCGGGTCATGTCGAAATCGCCCAAAGTCTTGTTTGGCCCGTTGCCGACAATGCCGCGCGAGAGCGAAACGGCAGAGGCCGCTGCCAGCAACTCACGCGAGGTCTTCCACCAGGGCGCCGCGAAGCCACCCTCGTTGAACCGGTAGATCAGGTCGTTCACCTCGCCCGGCGCGCGGATATAATCCACCTGTGCGCGTTGCAGCAGCGGCACCAGCCCCTTGAGGCACGGGGCCAGCTCGTTGAGCCGGTTTGTCGCGACCGAGACCATACCGGGATAAAGCGGATAGCCCATGTCCGAGAGCAGCAGAAAATCGACCGGCTTGTTCCAGCGCTTGCCATGGGCGAACTGATAGCCCTCGCTGGTGATGCTGCCCTGATTGAGCCAGCGCCCGCGATTCAGGACGAAGGTTTCGGCGTCGCCATTATAGCCCTCCTGCACCGCATCCTTGGGCAGGCCGTTATTGATGAGATAGCGCCCGAATGTGCGCCGGGTTGTAGAGAGGTAGATCTTGCCTTTCCCCGACCGTGCGTACGCCCGCAGGTCCGCTACCGAGCGGAAGCCGCGCGGATAGGTCGCGCGATCCCAGAACAAGCCCATGGGCGATTTGTCGAGCATCGCCACCACGCCCGTAGCCGGGAAGCGGCGCGAGAAGATGAAGGCATTATCCTGATCGACCAGCGCCAGATGCGGACGCAGGCCCGCGCGGCTATTGCCCATGTAGAGCGCGGAAAACGGCGTCTCGGCATCGCCAAGGCCGATGCCCTTGCCGCCCACCAGGATCAGCAGGTCGATCCCGGTCGCGCCGAGCGGGCCTTGGTAGCGCCCCTGGCTCATCTTGCCCCCGCCGCCAATCAGCTGGAACAGCCCGCCATGCTCGGCCTGCGGCAACCAGTCGAGCTGCACGACGACCGGATTGGGGCAGACCCTGGCCAACGGTGTGCGGTAATGCTCCCGGGCGAAGGCGCCCGGCGCGACCGGCGCAGCCTGCGCGCCCGCGCCGAG
This genomic window contains:
- a CDS encoding creatininase family protein, with the translated sequence MLEYWQDMTTRDFQSVDAARDIALMPVAAIEQHGPHLPVSVDADINAGVVAAAARHLADGVRVVALPMLAIGKSNEHMAFPGTLTVGTETLLRYWIDIAESVLRAGFRKIVVLNSHGGQPQLVEILVRELRVRHGALAVSASTYGFGVPEGLFSEDELHHGIHAGAVESSMMLHLRPEQVKRDLLADFPSTGPAIARDYDELRLEGAVGIGWMTQDINPDGAIGNASLANADHGAQCLDHAGRGLARLLADVSRYPLPESRA
- a CDS encoding FAD-binding oxidoreductase, coding for MNLNGLIDALKGPKVITDAAAVRRMSRDYYWYSPILKRQLADVTGDVLLEAHSEADILEIAAACYAHDVPLTVRGGGTGNYGQAMPIRGGALLDMRAMDQLLWVKDGVCRVQAGKRLITLDQELAEHGYEMRLHPSTRTVATVGGFIAGGSGGVGSINWGMLRETGNILGARLVTLEAEPRVLELRGADIAKFNHSYGVTGIITELELPLANAQWWIDAVVTFDDLLSAARFGKAFAESPGLVKKQCGVMAPPIAHTYLRPIAHYVRADEACALVMVASQSWEGFETLVAAHGGRIAHDSRTAPATGKRVPLYELCWNHTTLQALKVDPTLTYLQTLLPAQNCVELADELQRHFGEEVMFHLEFTRSGPAISCSAIQMVRFTTEERLNEIMAYHEQRGCRQFNPHVYTIEEGGMKQVNHVQLAFKREVDPKGLLNPGKMLAWDNQDALADI
- a CDS encoding Rieske 2Fe-2S domain-containing protein; this translates as MVSVANNELMTRVGPGTPMGTVMRQYWIPACASSEIAADGAPLRLMLLGEKLLAFRDSEGRVGVMDHRCPHRCASLFFGRNEKGGIRCVYHGWKFDVNGKCLDMPNVSEADAAKFQPRVHAKVYRTAERAGVVWVYMGERETPPPLPCIEATMLPDAELRVTLTQRECNWLQALEGDIDTSHFGFLHVGSVADDEVDATNMHSVAVTKRAPDFKVTDTDWGTMAGAYRPSADGEGLYWRICQYIFPFWALFPDGTFSDNVTANAWVPMDDTHTMVINFAWVKRTQPLRTTVDGNTIAGLEFRHNFLPNSSDWFGRWKLAQNAENDYEVDRTAQNEVSFTGVTGITLQDQYITESMGDIVDRSNEHLVTSDLMIMQTRKRIIKAARALQDAGTVPPGVDDPEIVNGARGGAYNAPVDADWMEEYQAQLAAAIGPTRDN
- a CDS encoding bifunctional 5,10-methylenetetrahydrofolate dehydrogenase/5,10-methenyltetrahydrofolate cyclohydrolase, yielding MPMILDGDATAAAWRARIKARADESAFVRAGHRPCLVTVLVGDDEASRAYVSRKHQDCEALGFSSRQIDLPASISEADLLALIDILNRDAACHGLIVQLPLPAHIDAGAVIEAISPDKDVDGLHPLNLGRMLSGQPALRPCTPSAILALLREYDVPLAGRRVAIIGRGLLVGRPLAAMLADRDVDAVVTVLHRGMADMTPMLRESDVIIAAAGQPDLVRADMVRPGACVVGVGITYVDGQMVSDIAEDVAQVAGWVTPRHGSVGPMTRTMLMRNLLDAALSLN